A window of Drosophila santomea strain STO CAGO 1482 chromosome X, Prin_Dsan_1.1, whole genome shotgun sequence genomic DNA:
aaaataggatCCTAGAACAAGAATACTTAAGCGCCTAGCAGTAGCCCCTGTCGGGAACGCGTCGGCGTGGAGCGCAGCGGATGATGTTGTCCACGCGCAGGATCATCTCTGCAGCCTCAGACGCGGACATCAGGACCTGACGCTTCACGGCGAACGACTCGGTGATGCCCAGTTCGCGGACATCGGCCACCTTGCCCAGCTCCATGTCCAGACCCAGAGTCTGTTTGCCCTGGGCGTGGCCGGCGCGCAGCTCCGAGATCAGCTGGGCTGAATCGTAGCCAGCATTATCGGCAATGGCCGTGGGCAGGGACAGCAGAGCGCCTGTAATACGAATTACAAATAGTATTCATTAGAAGGAGCACTGCATGCATatgatatgtatgtatatggatTTAAGAAACTTACGGGCAAAAGCCTCGATGGCAATGGCCTCCTTGCCGGGTGTCTCGGCCGCCTTCTTCAGCACGGCGGTGGCCATCAGAGCCTCGGAGCAGCCGCCACCGAAGATGATGCGCGACTCCTTGACGGTGGCAGCCAGCACGCAGAGGGCGTCGTGCAGGGAGCGATCAGCCTCGTCCAGAATCTGTTGGGTAGCACCGCGGATCACGATGGTGCAGGCCTCGCCCAGCTTGACGCCGCTGAAACGCAGCAGCGTATCCTCGCCGATCATCACCTGTTCGATGACATCGCACTCGCCCAGCTTCACCAGCGAGGGATTCTCAAAGGTGGAGACAATCTCGCCGCCGGTGCAATAGGCCAGACGCTCGATGCCATCGAAATCGGCATGCTCGATGGACATCACCTGGGCATCGGCGAACAACTGCTCCGGATAGTTGTAGATCAATTGGCGGTTGATGAAGACGTTGCACTTGTGCTTCAGAATCTTGTCCACCTTTTCCTTCATCTTCTCCTTCTCGGCCATCTCCAGGTCGGCGATCTTGGCCAGCGAATCGACCTTGATGCTGCTGCCGAACACCTTAATCTTATCGGTGTCCATGGGCGTGTTGGCAATCAGGATTTTGGCATTCTCAATCTGCGGTGGAGAAGAGCAGCCAGGTGGTTTATGGATGAGCTTATGTTCGGTTAGTTGgtcataaaaatgcaattggaCGGCCGACTTTTCACGATGATGAGACTGCTCAGCAAACTCGTCAAAATGGCTGTGATATGAAGTCAAATCCACATAGCTCACAGTCATTTTGACGCGTTACTAGACAGCAGGGGTAAGCGACGAATCCATAACTGAGTAGCACAAAGAAACTGGCAATTCACTTACACGCTGTGGCTGGTGCACGCCGGGCTTCTTGTCCAGCAGGAAGCCCTCGTCCAGGAAGGAGTCTCCCAGAGTGCCGCCCGACTTCTTGATGATCTGTATGGACCTCAGCTCACCGGAGCCCTTCAGACGCAGCACAGCGTCCACCGCCAGATTGGCGAAGAAGTCCTTGTGCTGGTGCAGGATCTTCGAGGAGAGCGTGGTGCGGGCAATGTTCAGCAGATCGTTGCGGAACTTCTCGTCGCTGGCCGAGTTGTCCTGGGCGGCGGCGGTGAGCGCCTCCAGAGCCACCTGGGTGGCCTGACGCCAGCCAGAGACGATGATCTGTGGGTGCAGCTTCTGTTCGACTAGCTTCTCCGCCTCACGGAGCAGTTCCGAGGCCAAAACGGTGACCGAGGTGGTACCATCGCCCACTTCCTCGTCCTGCACACGCGACATATCGACCAGAATCTTGGCGGCCGGATTGTCCACACCGACGGCACGCAGAATGGTGGCACCATCGTTGGTCACCTCAACCTGGCCGGCATTCCGTCCGGTGGCCACCAGGATCTTGTCCATACCCTTGGGACCCAGGGTGCTCTTCACCAGATCACCAATGGCGATGGCGCCAATGAACGAGGACAGACGGGCCATCTCGGCCTTCTCCTCCTGCGCCTCATTCTTGAGCACGCGCACGGGATTCAAGGACATCTCCTGCAAGACGCCACACGATCAATTAGTGAGAATCATTTCAATTGCTAGCTCCGCTCCAGTAATCCCCAAGTGTATAAATTGCACTTTGTGACGGGAGTAAAAATGTTCTACTTGAAACTTCAGTTAATTACGAAaaagaattttcaaaaaagCCATGACTTTTCTGTAATTAATAGCGAATTAATCACACTTAGTCACCCAAAATGTAAAGAATTCAGTGACATGAGTTCGTTAGCTTCTTTTGCTAAATAAAATCTcttgcaaaataaaatatttttaaacacttttgtattgaaataaataaaaaaaaaaaaaaggatatagCGATGCCAAGATGACATTTGAAAACACCATTGTGATATTTTCATGGACAGATCAAGAATGCTATCTTGACAATTGCAGACGGCGCACCAATATGCTGCAATTTCTGGCGAGGATTGCCTGATTGCACGGCCAAATTTGAAGTCACTGCAAACCAGATGCGTTTGTGGTGCgaaaatatatagaatatatatatatatatattctatgTCAGATTGTTATGGTTTTTCTCTCCGTGCAGGCATATCGCCTCGACCTAACCCCCAAAAAGTGGAGGGCGAGAGAGCGGCACCGAGTGATTCATGATTCATCGGCAGCAAAAACGGCGTGGAATGCATCTGGAAGGTTCTCCGTCTGCTGCCCGGCCCGATCCCGGCCAGAAATCTAGCGGCAGCGCACGTTCGCCGAGATCCCGTGGTGAGAAGCAGAATGTTCTCGAAGTGGAAGCGAAATCGGTGTCCATGGCTCACGTGCAAGCCGCCTGTCAAAATGGCTTGCGCTTCGTTCACACACACCCGGCAAATGAAAACGCCGAATTGGCCGGAATTATCAATGAAAACTGCCCGAATTCACGCAACGCCGCTCGCGCGCACCGTAAACCACACGAATAacacatttgtttgttttaaatttaccATTTTCTCTGCGTAATTAGTCGGTTTTTGATCACAGAATTTTCGAATACCACACGGGCGCAACAaagcgacaaagaaaatggtGGAGACAGTCGATGGTTGTTATCGATGACACTCGGCTATCGGATGAAAATACCGACATCGAAAAGGTGCTAACGCGTGCACGAACTTAAATACCAAAAGTATTATTGCCAAGCACTAACTATCGATAGGAGACAGTCGATGGTTGTTATCGATGACACTCGGCTATCGGATGAAAATACCGACATCGAAAAGGTGCTAACGCGTGCACGAACTTAAATACCAAAAGTATTATTGCCAAGCACTAACTATCGATAGGTATGATCGATATTTATGAGCGCTAATTTTGAAGGTTCCAAAGAAACGACTAACAGAAATAGCTCAAAATAAGTTTATGAGCCTACAATTTCAGAGAGAAAACTTTGATGTACTTAATTTAAGTATATTTGCAATCAGGTAAACATAGGATGCAGCAGTCTAGCGCGAGCTTAGGCCTCGCTTTCGCCCTTGGCAGCCAGAGCCTTCTCCGCTTTCTTGGCCCTCTTGGCCTGCTTCTTGATGAACTCGCTCTTGTCGAGATTGTTCTGGAAGAAGGTGGTCTCCTTGCGGGCCTGCGACACCTCCGTGTGGAGCCGCTGCTTGTGCACCGCCTGCTCGTAGTTCATTCGCTCGGTTAGATGGACCCACTTGAAGCGCGGCAGGTACTTCATGCTCCACAGCGAGTCGTAGAATTGCGACTTCTTGCGCGTGGAGATCTGCTTGTTGTTCAGCAGGGGAACGATCTGTTTGGCCACCCGTTTCGACTCGAATTCCACCCAGCCCTCGGTGAAGTGGATATTATAACGTTTCCGTTTGTTCTTCTTCGCCTTGGCACCTAGAGGGATTCAGATTAATGTATATACTGAGTAGTCAGCGGGTCTTGGATGCCACTTGTTCTACTCACTTGACAGCTTCTCCGGCTGCAGATAAACCCTGCCGATGGTTCCGTAATCGCCTAGGATTTCCCGCAGCCGTGTCACATTCATGTGCTTGGGTATGTTGGATATGTAGATGATGCCTTTCTTGCGTTTCTTTGCGGGAGCAGCGGTAGTGGAGGTGGCTTTGAAGTTGGCCAGGTCCATTTCATCGTCGTCATCCGAGGGATTTGGTTCATCTTCCTCCGGTTGCGGCTCATCCGAGTGCGCCTCCTCTGGTTCACTCTCCTCCACATCCATGGGAGTgggtttctgtttcggttttgttttctttttcattttctgcaTTGTATTTTGCGTTCTCGTGgacaaaataaattttgtagTGCACGCTATTAGGGATGGCAGTTGAGAGGCGATGTTATTCTATGTTCTTATCGGATGGCTATCGATGTTTGGGTACCCATTAATCACAGAAAGTATGTCGGTTTTCCaagcattttgttttcttaaatTGTGTGTAACAAGAATAATGCTATTCGACCACAATTCCCAACGagaatgtaaaataaaaaaatatcttaaGTTATCTCTTAACAATccatttaatttacaattggAAGATTCAATACTACGCTTCTGATTTCTCCGAATCGGCGACGCCAGCTATCACGGACTCCTTGCTGATGTCCAGAAACGAGGCCTGTGACATCTCCGtatcgtcctcctcctcctcgatcTCCATCTCGAAAATGGTCATCTTGCGCTTGCGATCGGAGAGAACGGTGGCCACCTTCCTGCTGCCCGAGACGGCCAACATGTCGCACAGTCCGTCCAATCCCTTGAAGGCGGCGCCATCGACAATGTCATGGATGCTGTGCGTCACAGTGGTCTCCTTCAGCTTGACCAGCGGCCCCATTTGGTGCTGTGTGCTCTGATTCCGCGCCGCACTCAGTGAGAATTGTACAAAGAAACTATGCGGTCGCATGCCAGGTCCCGCATTTGTGGACTGAGCGAGTATCGACAGCGAGGATTCATTGTAGAACTGCAGATCGACGAAGCGTAGGTAACAGAAATCTTCGTTCACAGATGTTGTGAATAGTCCAGGCTCTAGTTTAATCCTGGTGCACCGCACCCAGCCATCGCCCGCACGACTGAACTCGAGAATCATGGCCTCCTGCCAGCTAATGGTGCAGGCCAACATGTCACTCCTGGCCGCTTCGTTAACGTAGTAGCTGCAGGTCACGAACTCCTTATCCTTCAGATCCTCGCCGGGCTCCATGGGCGGCAGGTCGTTGCATATCACTGTCGAGGACAGCTTAAAGCTGCCGCTTATGCTTTCCGTTGGCTTGTGGAACACCGCATCGATGGCATTGAACATCTTGTCGCGCTGCTGCACAAGCGACAGGTTCATGTCGTGGGGCACAAACAGTTTGCAGTGGCTTAGGCATTCGTTCTCGGCTACCATCTCCTCCCACAGCTGGCGGGGATCCTTGGGATAGGGCTGTGGCAGATAGGCATTGTCCAGATACTGGCCCACTCGCTCCAGATTAAATTTACTGCGAGCAGGCGGCGGCGTTTCGGAAAGCGGATCCAGTTCGTCCTCATCATCGCTGCGATCGTCATATTCTGGTTCCATGGAGCAGAGGAAGTCGGCCATGGCAATGTTCTCCTCCTCGGTAAGCACCAGGTCATCGGGAATCTCTTGATGCGACAGCCGGAGTATTGTGAATATCATCCACGCATGAAAGAGCTTCATGTCGTGCAGCAAAGTGTCGATTGTTCGCTGCAGCTCGTGTACTTTGAGTACAAATGCTCCACAGGCTCGCATCGCTTCGTTGGCCACATCCGGAGAGATCAGGGACTGTAAGGGATGGGGGGATAGatacaattaattaaaaaacggCTAAACCAAAACCTTCAACTTACCTCAAAAAAGTGCGACATGCGACCGAATCCCGCGATTGTGTTGAGGAAATAGAACATGTTTACGGCAGATCCGTTCAGCTGCTTGAACACTAGGCCCTGCAGATTGCTAAGACTGAGGTCCACCGAGTTGGCAATCTTCTTGAAGCCCTTCTCCGAGAGAGTCCTGCAATACGTACATATCGATATGATGAGCATGAGGTTCGactaataaataaacaactcACTCGAACAAAAACTCCTCTACCTCGAAGGTAGCGAATCCAAAGACATGCAGCTCCAGAAAATGGGCAGAGATCAGTCCGTAGGGTTGGGAGTTGGCGTACTTGGTTAGCTTATTGTCCATCTCCAGCTGCACTGTCTCCCAGGCCTCCGTCAAACATTGTTGCGTGTCATTAATATAGCTGTGCGCCAAACTATGGTTAGTAAAATAACTTATTGGCAGAATAATTGCATTACTTCTTCGTTTCCAGGATGTGGGCACAATGCGTTGCCAGCTCCAGCATGGGTGCCATGCACTCCTGCAGCACCTGGTTGTGAAAATGCAGCATCTTCAGCTCCTGCCCGTCCCGCAAAAGAGCATAAATGGCATTAAAGTCTCCGTTCAGCCGCACATCGTACACATCGAACTGCTCCGGATGCAGAATGTGCTGGGTGAGATCAATGCTTCCCGCCTGCAGCGCTCCCAGCAGCAGTAGATGCACCTTGCCGCTGCGCATAATCACCACCAGAAAGCAGGGCGATCCCTTTGGAAAGGACTTTTGGTCCAGTGTCTTAAGGCAGGGATCAATATTGGTCAGTGCCTGCAGCTTGGGCAAGAACCGGCGGTGTTTATCCTTGGCACTGCATGTGTAGGTTCCTGGAATGGGTTTTTCGAATACAATGAAATCCACATTGCGACATATGCAAGGCTTGTTTACCTAGGCTCTCCTCCGAGTTGATGGCCTTGCTGAAGTATACCTTCTTGATGTCGTCCTCGTAAATGAGTCCCGAGATGATCGTCTCGCTTTCGGCGTCCAGGAGCGCCACCTTGCCGTTGCTGTAGCCAACGGCCAGGAGTGTCTCGTCCATTTGCCAGCTGAGCGAACGCACCCGCACATCCTCGCCAGGCGTGGGAAAGGTGACGATCTTCTGCCAGTTCAGCCGCTGGATGACCACCTCACCTAGCCACAGGACAAGGATAAGCCCACTGGCAGTTTATTACGTTTCTTGGCGATTCCGGAGGAAGATGCTCACCCTTCTCCGTTCCGTAGGCAATCAGATCCATCTTGTTGTTCCACTCCATGCGCTCCACAATGCAGGACATGTTGCGGGCGCCCAGAAGCTTCATGGAGCTAGTTTGCGTCATCTTTCCACGCTAGGACTTGCTCGCGGCGTCTTTACTTTACATCAAATAACTCAATACAATCGgagtttaatattttagtttacaCTTTGCCGGCGCCTGTCGAAAGCCTATCGATTAATCCGGTTATCGATCAGAGATGACCGGAAATAATAgctaatcaaaatattttttcccaattagtaatttttaaaatgtttgcatttaaaatatttgtataaaaactCCGTTTATCATAACACATAGATTAAAACTTCTGTTTAATTGTACTTATGTGCACCTTGGCAAATCATCAGCTTGCACAATTCCGTTTTATTCATATAAATGCTGGTGTCTTAACAATCTACATTTGTAGTTTTAAATGCTTTCGTTTACTGGCTGCACAGGGTAACACATAATGATATGCAAAGTAATGGATTATAAGGAACTTAATAACTGCAtgggttaaaaaaaaaaaagagctaGAAACCTGGCCGCAAAGGCGCCAGTTGGACAGCACAATTGGCGTCTCTTGATTTCCGCggaaaaacatttgcaatttcaatttgagaTTATTATGACTTTACAGTAGTCAGAAATTAGATAATGTTTTAGATAAAAGGTTGCTCCTTCAGTACTCTCTCCTATAGTTCTTTCTAACACATACGGTTAAATGCGTGTTATGTGCTTATACAACTTTTATGGGGTCAAAAGTAATGGTAgatgtttaaaaaaattgtacatttCAACTTATTGATTAAGTATATACTACCGCGGACTCCCGCCGGAACAGTCATCTGTGTCTGCCACTCAACTAGTCATCTGCATCCGGCTGTCCGTTGTCCAGCTCGCTGCTCTCGTCCGGCTTGGCGCTGTCGTCCTGATTAATGCTGCCAACGGGACTGGCCGGTTCGGGATCCTCCTCGTCACCGCCATCTGCGTTGCTGCCGCCACCGGTGGTGCCCACGCTGCCGGGAGCGGTATCATCGCCAGCCCCACTGCCGCCGACGGAGCCCATGCCGCCGGAGGATCCTAAATTGCCGGAATTGCTATTCCCATTGCCGTTGCCGCTGCCCGTGTGCCAGGTGAGACGCTCCTCATAGAACTGTATGACCACCTGGGGACAGCGTATGTTGGCCAGCTTGGCGGGCACCAGGTCAGCGTGATCGCTGCCCTTCCACTTCATCAGGAACATCAGGTGGCCGGATGAGTCGGTAGCGCCCAGTATCTTTGATGGCTCCAGACCACGCTCGAAGCCGATCAGCTTCTTCTGCTCCTCGGTCTCGTCCTCCAAGAAGCTCTTGCGCTTGCTGCGAATGGAGTCAGGTGTGGAGGAGGTAGACAGGCGCTTCTTGGTCtcctttttgttgttcttcAGCGACTCCTCGAAGTTGGCTATCAGGTCCGGACAGTCGAGATTCTCCACCGGCTCCCAGGTGTTCTCGCTGCGCGGATAGCCCTTCCATTTCAAGTAGTATTCCGTGCGCCCGTTCACCGTTCGCTTGTCCTCTACGCGTTCCACTGAGAATTCGGCCATTGTTTTccgtttattttgttattcCAAGTGcgtattttgttattttcttgaCGTTCAAAACTTATTTATTCGTGCGATTATAGAGGCGGAAGAAGAAGAAATCGAGATGGGCAACTCCACGCTCGTGCCAACTATCGGCAACTATCGCCATCGTTCAGGTTGGccattttcaaataaaatgctgaaatttcacaaaaaatttaaattttaggCACTTCtattgaaattttattaatatattgtGACCATTTGTGCTATTTGCCATGTCGTATTTTTTAACGGTCTTTTCTACCATCCCTAGAAGCGATAACTCTCCTGGAATTGAACAATCGATAACAGGCCGTTGCGCTGCACGTGCGCtagtttttaaagaaataaacaatattactAAATACGATTAAGGAAACAACTAAGCGAATATGGCCGAGTTCATAGCTGAGATGCAGGAGCGCCTGCTGCCGGAGTACGAGCAGATGAAGAACTACAGCGTATTCACGGCGGATCAGGTCAGGTAAGATATCCGCCCGAGTTTGGAGTCTGTGCTTCCATTTAATCCCTATTCTTGCAGAGAAATCGTTAGTAGGCGGGAACGCCTTTTCCTGAAGATCAACAAGAGCCACCAGAGCATCACCGACTACCTGGACTTCATCCTGTACGAGAAGCACATGCACATGACCATCGTGGACAAGGAGAAGAAGATGCACGTGAAGCTCACCGGTCTGAAGGCCTCCATAGCCACGCGGATCATGCGGCTGTACAGAGAGGCCCTGGCCAAGTTCAATCACGACAGGCGGCTGTGGAGCAACTGGATCAAGTTCAGCAAGAAGTCAAATCCCGTTGAGGTGGCGGGCATTTACGAGAAGATGCTGCTGGTTCGTATTTGCCGGTCTGCTCACTTTCATAGATTGCTTATCCATTGATTTATATGTAGTACCATGGCGACTCGCCGGATCTTTGGGTGGACGCCGCTTTATGGATGTACGAGTTTAATAGGCTCAACATCGACCGAGTCAAGGATATTCTGCTGCGCGGCTTGCAGAGACATCCCGATTCCGAGGCACTTAACAAGTGCTTCTTTGACATTATGCTGAAAGAGGCTGCCCTGGCCAACAGCGAACGTAATCTAGCCGAGAATACGCTCTCAGAACAGGACATTAAACTGGAACGCGTGGAGGCGGTCTACCGCAACAGCATGGTCAACATTACCCAATTGGACTATTTCGTAAAGTTGCTAGAAAGCTGTGAGGATCATCAGGAGCTGACGGGCAAGCTGCAGCGCATGATAATCGATGATATGCAGGAGAAGTTCCCACGGGAGCCGGGCCTGTGGGATCTGCTTGCCCAGCGAGAGCTGCGCGGCTTTCATCTGGGCGActtggaggaggaggacttGGATACCAGTGACGAGGAGCCGGCCAGCAAGAAATCCCGGTCCGTAAATGCCCGCTCTCTCAAGCGACGCATTCAACTCTGTGTGACTGTATACAAATCGGCGGTGGAGGAGCTGCAAACGACAGAAATGTGGAATATGTATCTGGATGCCATGCTGGCCCTTAACAGCGATGGAAAGGCAGAGCGGATTCTTAAGCAACAGTGTCTAGCGGATGCCCTGCAAGCGGGCCATCGGTCCCAGTTGATGGGCGTGAAACACTATGCCACACTGAGGAAGATGCTCTGCACTGCTCCGAGTGGAAGAGAGGCAGCTGTCACCATTCTCACAGAAGCCCTGAAGAACGATTCGTCGGTGGAGATGCATGAGCTCCTTCTGGCCACGCACATCCAAAGCGACAGTGAGCCATTGATCTATGAGCTGTTCAACAAGATCCACAAAACCATGGGCAGTGAGGCGTTACCGCTGTGGCGCAGTGTCATTCTGTATTATCGCACTCGGCAGGACAGCTTGGGCGCACGCCGTTTGGATGAGATCTACGGCCTCGCCTGCAGGGCTGCGTGGCCGGAGTTTGGCGAGCTGCGTTCCGATTATCTGCGCTATCTGTGGCAGGAGCGGTCCGTAGAGGCAGCACGCAAGGAGTACGCCAAGCTGGCCATCCTACCGCCCATGTCGCTGGCTCTACACCGCCAAATGGTTCAGCTGGAGTCCAGTGCGGCCGTTCGCGTAAGTTTTGCTGCCTAATGTGGagtatattttgaaaaatctAACTAACTCGTGCAGGACCCGGCCAGCCACAAATACTGGCGCATGTGCTACGACTTCATGGCCTGCTACTTCGGCAAGACAGAGCCGCGCGTTTGGGTGGAGTACCTAGCCTTCGAGCGGGATCACGGCGAAGCGAAGAACATCTCCCTGCTCACCCATCGGGCCCTCACCACCCTGGAACCCCAATATGTCGCCGCGTTTGAGGCGGAGCGGGCACTGGCCTACGTGGGCGCCTCCATATAGTTGACTTCTAGATTTGCTAGTTTACTTTCTGTTTTTTTACTTAATTCCTAAGTCGAACTTTCGGACTGTCTATAGTAATTCGATTCTAAAATAAGGACTTGTGAATATATACAGCTTATAAGATAATTTATAAAAtcagattttttgtttggaaagtACAAGCTTAAATGTATTGCTATAATGtcctttaaaaatgtttaaattatgAGTAAGGCTCCTGGAGAATATCCTTTTACCCTCTTCTGTCAACGGATGTGCTCATAAATCCGAGCTAATTGCGTTTTCCGAAGGTAAACAGGGGCATTAACTTTGGCTGGCTGACGCCGCTGTCTCCGCCGCTGCCTAcgccgacgtcgacgtcgacgccACTGGAGCTTTGAAAGCGAGTGGCGGCATCGCAGTTGGCCAGTTCACTTGCGTACGCCGTGGAATCAACACGCATCAGCAAATCCAGCGCATCTGCCGACCTGATCCAGTCCAGATCCCTTAAAAGCCACCAACGAAAGCGAAATCTCAACTGAGCGCCATGGAGTTCAACAATCGCCTGTTGCTGAAAATCATCGAGCTGGTGAGTAATTGCACTTAAACTACTCCTCAAAAGCTGAAGGACGCCTAATTTCTAAGCAACACAGTTTTGGTTAACTGTTTGTGATGAAttcaaacaataaaattgcCCATTTAAGCGTTTTAAAGTTGCAACAGCTATTTAAAGTAAATGTTGtgtaaaaagtaattttgTATTGCCTTCAATTGctttgccataaaaataatcataGTTAAGTGTAATTGAATTATttgttgtatatatattatttattttaaaagagTTCTTATCTATAACTCATAATCTCAAGGCACTTAAATATTAACTAGCAAATGTTGGActtcatttttgatttttgaaatatacatacatacatatatagggcTACAGATtactgatattttttttagccaAATGCCAAGCGCATTAATATGGTAATTAAAGTCAAATTGAGTTTTGTG
This region includes:
- the LOC120456778 gene encoding T-complex protein 1 subunit beta encodes the protein MEMSLNPVRVLKNEAQEEKAEMARLSSFIGAIAIGDLVKSTLGPKGMDKILVATGRNAGQVEVTNDGATILRAVGVDNPAAKILVDMSRVQDEEVGDGTTSVTVLASELLREAEKLVEQKLHPQIIVSGWRQATQVALEALTAAAQDNSASDEKFRNDLLNIARTTLSSKILHQHKDFFANLAVDAVLRLKGSGELRSIQIIKKSGGTLGDSFLDEGFLLDKKPGVHQPQRIENAKILIANTPMDTDKIKVFGSSIKVDSLAKIADLEMAEKEKMKEKVDKILKHKCNVFINRQLIYNYPEQLFADAQVMSIEHADFDGIERLAYCTGGEIVSTFENPSLVKLGECDVIEQVMIGEDTLLRFSGVKLGEACTIVIRGATQQILDEADRSLHDALCVLAATVKESRIIFGGGCSEALMATAVLKKAAETPGKEAIAIEAFARALLSLPTAIADNAGYDSAQLISELRAGHAQGKQTLGLDMELGKVADVRELGITESFAVKRQVLMSASEAAEMILRVDNIIRCAPRRRVPDRGYC
- the LOC120455556 gene encoding pre-rRNA-processing protein esf2; the protein is MQKMKKKTKPKQKPTPMDVEESEPEEAHSDEPQPEEDEPNPSDDDDEMDLANFKATSTTAAPAKKRKKGIIYISNIPKHMNVTRLREILGDYGTIGRVYLQPEKLSSAKAKKNKRKRYNIHFTEGWVEFESKRVAKQIVPLLNNKQISTRKKSQFYDSLWSMKYLPRFKWVHLTERMNYEQAVHKQRLHTEVSQARKETTFFQNNLDKSEFIKKQAKRAKKAEKALAAKGESEA
- the LOC120455111 gene encoding anaphase-promoting complex subunit 4 isoform X2; translation: MTQTSSMKLLGARNMSCIVERMEWNNKMDLIAYGTEKGEVVIQRLNWQKIVTFPTPGEDVRVRSLSWQMDETLLAVGYSNGKVALLDAESETIISGLIYEDDIKKVYFSKAINSEESLGTYTCSAKDKHRRFLPKLQALTNIDPCLKTLDQKSFPKGSPCFLVVIMRSGKVHLLLLGALQAGSIDLTQHILHPEQFDVYDVRLNGDFNAIYALLRDGQELKMLHFHNQVLQECMAPMLELATHCAHILETKNYINDTQQCLTEAWETVQLEMDNKLTKYANSQPYGLISAHFLELHVFGFATFEVEEFLTLSEKGFKKIANSVDLSLSNLQGLVFKQLNGSAVNMFYFLNTIAGFGRMSHFFESLISPDVANEAMRACGAFVLKVHELQRTIDTLLHDMKLFHAWMIFTILRLSHQEIPDDLVLTEEENIAMADFLCSMEPEYDDRSDDEDELDPLSETPPPARSKFNLERVGQYLDNAYLPQPYPKDPRQLWEEMVAENECLSHCKLFVPHDMNLSLVQQRDKMFNAIDAVFHKPTESISGSFKLSSTVICNDLPPMEPGEDLKDKEFVTCSYYVNEAARSDMLACTISWQEAMILEFSRAGDGWVRCTRIKLEPGLFTTSVNEDFCYLRFVDLQFYNESSLSILAQSTNAGPGMRPHSFFVQFSLSAARNQSTQHQMGPLVKLKETTVTHSIHDIVDGAAFKGLDGLCDMLAVSGSRKVATVLSDRKRKMTIFEMEIEEEEDDTEMSQASFLDISKESVIAGVADSEKSEA
- the LOC120455111 gene encoding anaphase-promoting complex subunit 4 isoform X1, whose protein sequence is MTQTSSMKLLGARNMSCIVERMEWNNKMDLIAYGTEKGEVVIQRLNWQKIVTFPTPGEDVRVRSLSWQMDETLLAVGYSNGKVALLDAESETIISGLIYEDDIKKVYFSKAINSEESLGTYTCSAKDKHRRFLPKLQALTNIDPCLKTLDQKSFPKGSPCFLVVIMRSGKVHLLLLGALQAGSIDLTQHILHPEQFDVYDVRLNGDFNAIYALLRDGQELKMLHFHNQVLQECMAPMLELATHCAHILETKNYINDTQQCLTEAWETVQLEMDNKLTKYANSQPYGLISAHFLELHVFGFATFEVEEFLFETLSEKGFKKIANSVDLSLSNLQGLVFKQLNGSAVNMFYFLNTIAGFGRMSHFFESLISPDVANEAMRACGAFVLKVHELQRTIDTLLHDMKLFHAWMIFTILRLSHQEIPDDLVLTEEENIAMADFLCSMEPEYDDRSDDEDELDPLSETPPPARSKFNLERVGQYLDNAYLPQPYPKDPRQLWEEMVAENECLSHCKLFVPHDMNLSLVQQRDKMFNAIDAVFHKPTESISGSFKLSSTVICNDLPPMEPGEDLKDKEFVTCSYYVNEAARSDMLACTISWQEAMILEFSRAGDGWVRCTRIKLEPGLFTTSVNEDFCYLRFVDLQFYNESSLSILAQSTNAGPGMRPHSFFVQFSLSAARNQSTQHQMGPLVKLKETTVTHSIHDIVDGAAFKGLDGLCDMLAVSGSRKVATVLSDRKRKMTIFEMEIEEEEDDTEMSQASFLDISKESVIAGVADSEKSEA
- the LOC120455113 gene encoding chromobox protein homolog 1, which gives rise to MAEFSVERVEDKRTVNGRTEYYLKWKGYPRSENTWEPVENLDCPDLIANFEESLKNNKKETKKRLSTSSTPDSIRSKRKSFLEDETEEQKKLIGFERGLEPSKILGATDSSGHLMFLMKWKGSDHADLVPAKLANIRCPQVVIQFYEERLTWHTGSGNGNGNSNSGNLGSSGGMGSVGGSGAGDDTAPGSVGTTGGGSNADGGDEEDPEPASPVGSINQDDSAKPDESSELDNGQPDADD
- the LOC120455112 gene encoding U3 small nucleolar RNA-associated protein 6 homolog, which codes for MAEFIAEMQERLLPEYEQMKNYSVFTADQVREIVSRRERLFLKINKSHQSITDYLDFILYEKHMHMTIVDKEKKMHVKLTGLKASIATRIMRLYREALAKFNHDRRLWSNWIKFSKKSNPVEVAGIYEKMLLYHGDSPDLWVDAALWMYEFNRLNIDRVKDILLRGLQRHPDSEALNKCFFDIMLKEAALANSERNLAENTLSEQDIKLERVEAVYRNSMVNITQLDYFVKLLESCEDHQELTGKLQRMIIDDMQEKFPREPGLWDLLAQRELRGFHLGDLEEEDLDTSDEEPASKKSRSVNARSLKRRIQLCVTVYKSAVEELQTTEMWNMYLDAMLALNSDGKAERILKQQCLADALQAGHRSQLMGVKHYATLRKMLCTAPSGREAAVTILTEALKNDSSVEMHELLLATHIQSDSEPLIYELFNKIHKTMGSEALPLWRSVILYYRTRQDSLGARRLDEIYGLACRAAWPEFGELRSDYLRYLWQERSVEAARKEYAKLAILPPMSLALHRQMVQLESSAAVRDPASHKYWRMCYDFMACYFGKTEPRVWVEYLAFERDHGEAKNISLLTHRALTTLEPQYVAAFEAERALAYVGASI